A window from Engraulis encrasicolus isolate BLACKSEA-1 chromosome 11, IST_EnEncr_1.0, whole genome shotgun sequence encodes these proteins:
- the LOC134458521 gene encoding uncharacterized protein LOC134458521, with product MREPCRVCGVQLLGNQCRWLFGACGRRRLAVLLARALGLVELKRDGRGELLCAKCVFLLERVLQCDTEIRQVLDAQAARVQQLQAERDELCVRVRRKYLQNNPPEEEEDGEEEEEEEKKEEEVVEEEGDRRPASTTLVSSRRPSSTQPCSRRESSTQPASRRESSTQPASRRESSTQPASRRASSAKPFSRRESILKAESVQLEEPSCTQSEQEQSEQGNEEEEEAAQRQQEAVSQSQHLLRPPSIQEPEAMDTTTKEMIMVAKVFSRAKHPRAKCRGSLSKVRSPLPLRSNTMHPRLRGQSSEYSALVHQRKIQIQAKAAVSLSLAQRRCVSVQSFHSVPPDYTWNAPVGAGVVEGPSLLSDWLQLVRDTQPRPLPLVRISRIPVLSQRGRLVPGAKRRASRPITEQLFREMEEDFDDVYTPIVVAVPGIQREGNMWTETTRVCWCSLWLDLCFSCDSGECYKLHCEYFGYQCENARAH from the coding sequence ATGCGGGAGCCGTGTCGCGTGTGTGGCGTGCAGCTGTTGGGCAACCAGTGCCGCTGGCTGTTTGGGGCATGCGGTCGGCGGCGCCTGGCCGTGCTGTTGGCACGGGCGCTGGGCCTGGTCGAGCTGAAGAGGGACGGGCGCGGCGAGCTGCTGTGCGCCAAGTGTGTCTTCCTGCTGGAGCGGGTCCTGCAGTGCGACACAGAGATCCGGCAGGTCCTGGACGCCCAGGCCGCACGCGTGCAGCAGCTGCAGGCCGAGCGCGACgagctgtgtgtgcgcgtccgacGCAAGTACCTGCAGAACAACCCtcccgaagaggaggaggacggggaggaagaggaggaggaggagaagaaggaggaggaggtggtggaggaggaaggtgacAGACGGCCAGCATCCACTACACTGGTGTCCAGTAGACGGCCATCCAGTACACAGCCGTGCAGTAGACGGGAATCCAGTACACAGCCGGCCAGTAGACGGGAATCCAGTACACAGCCGGCCAGTAGACGGGAATCCAGTACACAGCCAGCCAGTAGACGAGCATCAAGTGCAAAGCCCTTCAGTAGACGGGAATCCATCTTGAAGGCAGAATCAGTACAGCTGGAGGAACCGTCTTGCACGCAGTCAGAACAGGAGCAGAGTGAGCaaggcaatgaggaggaggaggaggcggctcaGAGGCAGCAAGAGGCTGTCAGTCAGAGCCAGCACCTCCTCAGGCCTCCATCCATTCAGGAACCGGAGGCCATGGACACCACCACCAAGGAGATGATCATGGTGGCCAAAGTCTTCTCCAGGGCCAAGCATCCTCGAGCAAAGTGCCGCGGCTCGCTGAGCAAAGTGCGTTCGCCGCTCCCCCTGCGTTCCAACACAATGCATCCGAGGCTGAGGGGCCAGAGCAGCGAGTACTCGGCCCTTGTGCACCAGAGGAAGATCCAGATCCAGGCAAAGGcggccgtttctctctctctggcccagaGGCGCTGTGTCTCCGTCCAGTCCTTCCACAGTGTCCCTCCAGACTACACCTGGAACGCACCTGTCGGGGCCGGCGTCGTGGAaggcccatctctcctctctgatTGGCTGCAGCTGGTGAGAGACACCCAGCCGAGGCCACTCCCTCTCGTGAGGATCAGCAGGATCCCCGTCCTGTCCCAACGCGGCCGTCTCGTTCCCGGTGCCAAGCGCAGGGCCAGCCGTCCAATCACGGAGCAGCTCttcagggagatggaggaggacttTGACGATGTGTACACGCCCATTGTGGTGGCGGTGCCTGGCATCCAAAGGGAGGGAAACATGTGGACAGAGACAACAAGAGTATGTTGGTGTAGTTTGTGGCTGGATCTGTGTTTTTCGTGTGATTCCGGTGAATGCTATAAACTTCACTGCGAATATTTCGGTTATCAATGTGAAAATGCACGTGCGCACTGA